The following proteins are co-located in the Sandaracinaceae bacterium genome:
- a CDS encoding FAD-dependent oxidoreductase, producing the protein MPPRNRPPRPKPARRPAAARPVVGAGGLPASVELTLGLDDAQDPAALREATARALKRPADELPELTLVRRSIDARRHNVRFKLEVTLGAPPAQDLGAPLPVEARALVGGAPVVIVGDGPAGLFCAYELARHGVASVVVDRGKPVQPRRRDLALLNREGRVDDDSNYCFGEGGAGTYSDGKLYTRTGEKAAIRDVLETLTLHGAPDVILTDARPHIGSNKLPKVITALRERLEGLGVVFRFGARVAGLDIDPARHVRGVRLSDGEVLPCAAVVLATGHSARDIYTMLDEQGVQLVPKPFALGVRIEHPQPMINQQQYGRSAGHPALPAAYYRVAETVDQRGVFSFCMCPGGFIVPAATEAGGQVVNGMSLSRRDSPFANSGLVVAVEPSDWERAGFKGPMGGVAFQRVIEEAAFQAGGGGLVAPATRASDFRVGRSSSTVPKGSYQPGFFATDIAPVLDASGVPLASRLRTALGVFERRMPGYGGNEAVLVGVESRTSSPVRIPRDPDTLQSPDVAGLYPCGEGGGFAGGIVSAALDGMRVARVIAQG; encoded by the coding sequence ATGCCACCGCGGAACCGTCCCCCACGTCCGAAGCCCGCCCGGAGGCCTGCCGCCGCGCGTCCCGTCGTGGGCGCCGGTGGGCTGCCCGCTTCGGTGGAGCTCACGCTGGGGCTCGACGACGCGCAGGATCCCGCGGCGCTCCGGGAGGCCACCGCGCGCGCGCTGAAGCGCCCCGCCGACGAGCTGCCCGAGCTGACGCTGGTGCGCCGCAGCATCGACGCGCGCCGCCACAACGTGCGCTTCAAGCTCGAGGTGACGCTCGGTGCCCCTCCTGCGCAGGACCTCGGCGCTCCCCTGCCGGTCGAAGCGCGCGCGCTCGTGGGTGGCGCGCCCGTGGTCATCGTGGGCGACGGTCCGGCCGGCCTGTTCTGCGCCTACGAGCTCGCGCGGCACGGGGTGGCCTCGGTGGTGGTCGACCGGGGCAAGCCCGTGCAGCCGCGCCGACGTGACTTGGCGCTGCTCAACCGCGAGGGCCGCGTCGACGACGACAGCAACTACTGCTTCGGCGAGGGCGGCGCCGGCACGTACAGTGACGGCAAGCTCTACACCCGCACGGGCGAGAAGGCGGCCATCCGCGACGTGCTGGAGACGCTGACGCTGCACGGTGCGCCCGACGTGATCCTGACCGACGCGCGCCCCCACATCGGCAGCAACAAGCTGCCCAAGGTCATCACCGCCCTGCGCGAGCGGCTCGAGGGGCTGGGCGTGGTGTTCCGCTTCGGCGCGCGCGTTGCGGGCCTCGACATCGACCCGGCACGGCACGTGCGGGGGGTGCGCCTGAGCGACGGCGAGGTGCTCCCGTGCGCCGCCGTGGTGCTGGCGACCGGGCACTCGGCGCGCGACATCTACACCATGCTGGACGAGCAGGGCGTGCAGCTCGTGCCCAAGCCGTTCGCGTTAGGGGTGCGCATCGAGCACCCGCAGCCGATGATCAACCAACAGCAGTACGGGCGCTCCGCGGGTCACCCTGCGCTCCCGGCCGCCTACTACCGCGTCGCCGAGACGGTGGACCAGCGCGGCGTGTTCTCGTTCTGCATGTGCCCGGGCGGGTTCATCGTGCCGGCGGCCACCGAGGCGGGCGGGCAGGTGGTGAACGGCATGAGCCTGAGCCGGCGTGACTCGCCCTTCGCCAACTCGGGGCTGGTGGTGGCGGTGGAGCCCAGCGACTGGGAGCGCGCCGGCTTCAAGGGGCCGATGGGGGGCGTGGCCTTCCAGCGCGTCATCGAGGAGGCGGCGTTTCAAGCGGGGGGCGGCGGCCTGGTGGCTCCAGCCACGCGCGCGTCGGACTTCCGCGTGGGCCGCAGCAGCAGCACCGTCCCCAAGGGCAGCTATCAGCCCGGCTTCTTCGCGACCGACATCGCGCCCGTGCTGGACGCCTCGGGTGTGCCCCTCGCCTCCCGTTTGCGCACCGCGCTCGGTGTGTTCGAGCGGCGCATGCCCGGTTACGGCGGCAACGAGGCGGTGCTCGTCGGCGTGGAGTCCCGCACCAGCTCGCCGGTGCGCATCCCGCGTGACCCCGACACGCTTCAGTCCCCGGACGTCGCGGGGCTCTACCCGTGCGGCGAGGGCGGCGGCTTCGCGGGCGGCATCGTCAGCGCGGCGCTCGACGGAATGCGCGTCGCGCGCGTCATCGCGCAGGGCTGA
- a CDS encoding SUMF1/EgtB/PvdO family nonheme iron enzyme: MTPTSRALLSACLLAGMLSWLHRAPPSATAQPRATTCPAGAVRDAGGHCVGAHSCPSGMVPIPAGEFQMGVPSATDDRGPAHTEAVAAFCIDRLEVTTADYRACVARGGCTPTGGSSTCNEPGTERGQHPINCVSHPQAEAYCRQRGARLPTEAEWEYAARGTDGRRYPWGNAPPTRSRAWSSLGGRLQTHTAPVGQRRAGASPFGVQDMAGNVCELVAGLWSPRYGQPPGDNPNTQYHVCRGGSLNNRDRQSLEATFRRHGYNGDSTDELTGVRCAANVRAP, translated from the coding sequence ATGACCCCTACGTCGCGCGCCCTCCTCTCCGCTTGCTTGCTCGCGGGCATGCTCAGCTGGCTCCACCGCGCACCCCCGAGCGCCACCGCCCAGCCCCGCGCGACGACGTGCCCGGCGGGAGCGGTTCGCGACGCAGGAGGACACTGCGTGGGCGCGCACAGCTGCCCCTCCGGCATGGTCCCCATCCCCGCTGGCGAGTTCCAGATGGGTGTCCCTTCCGCCACCGACGACCGCGGGCCCGCGCACACGGAGGCGGTGGCCGCGTTCTGCATCGACCGCCTCGAGGTGACCACGGCTGACTACCGCGCGTGCGTCGCGCGCGGGGGCTGCACGCCTACAGGCGGGAGCAGCACCTGCAACGAGCCAGGCACGGAGCGCGGGCAACACCCCATCAACTGCGTCTCGCATCCACAAGCCGAGGCCTACTGCCGGCAGCGCGGCGCGCGGCTCCCGACCGAGGCCGAGTGGGAGTACGCCGCGCGCGGCACGGACGGGCGACGGTACCCGTGGGGCAACGCGCCCCCGACGCGGTCACGCGCGTGGAGCTCGCTCGGCGGACGACTTCAGACACACACGGCACCAGTCGGGCAGCGGCGCGCTGGGGCCAGCCCCTTCGGCGTCCAGGACATGGCCGGCAACGTCTGTGAGCTGGTGGCGGGGCTGTGGAGCCCGCGCTACGGGCAACCCCCTGGCGACAACCCGAACACCCAGTACCACGTGTGCCGCGGTGGCTCGCTGAACAACCGGGACCGGCAGTCGCTCGAGGCGACGTTTCGACGCCACGGCTACAACGGGGACAGCACCGACGAGCTGACTGGGGTACGCTGCGCCGCGAACGTGCGCGCTCCCTGA
- a CDS encoding GNAT family N-acetyltransferase: MATAVDIRPLAKGDDRTQFSCGQPDLDRFFEHYAGQNQFKLHLSVTYVATLHARIVGFATVSPTTIERETVPSARLRKRLPAYPLPALRLARLGVDLRAQGAGIGRALLAHVLSLALDQRERLGCVGVVVDAKADAIPFYLSLGFSTLDGVREGLLASEAQPLFLDIATIAASVSPAR; this comes from the coding sequence GTGGCCACGGCCGTTGACATCCGCCCCCTCGCCAAGGGGGATGATCGAACGCAGTTCTCGTGTGGCCAGCCCGACCTCGACCGCTTCTTCGAACACTACGCCGGACAGAACCAGTTCAAGCTCCACCTGTCGGTCACCTACGTCGCGACGTTGCACGCACGCATCGTCGGCTTCGCCACCGTCTCTCCCACCACGATCGAGCGTGAGACCGTCCCGAGCGCGCGCCTCCGGAAGCGACTACCCGCGTACCCCTTGCCGGCGCTGCGCCTCGCCCGGCTCGGTGTCGACCTCCGCGCCCAGGGCGCGGGCATCGGGAGGGCGCTGCTCGCACACGTCCTGTCGCTGGCGCTGGACCAGCGCGAGCGGCTCGGCTGCGTGGGCGTGGTGGTCGACGCCAAGGCAGACGCCATCCCGTTCTACCTCTCGCTGGGCTTCTCCACGCTCGATGGCGTGCGCGAGGGGCTGCTCGCGTCGGAGGCGCAGCCGCTGTTCCTGGACATCGCGACCATCGCTGCGAGCGTCAGCCCTGCGCGATGA
- a CDS encoding MFS transporter has product MSTTPASQLLLRRDFAAFFTTQLLGAFNDNLFKNALVIWISSTQASAFGLTPAMMITLCTGVFILPFFLFSATAGQLSDRYEKTPILRVVKGAEILIMGVAAVAFLQGNLTVLLGTLFCMGAQSAFVGPVKYSILPQLLGADELVAGNALVETGTFLAILLGTIAGGVLILMDNGPALVAVGVCATALLGFAGSYLVPRLAPGSSAVQVSKNPITPTLEILRITARQRPVFLSVLGISWFWLFGAVLLSLFPVYARETLRASDHVVTLFLAFFCVGIALGSMLTEKISGANLELGLVPFGSIGMTLFTLDLFLVGAPGSAPAELYSVSQFLALPHTPRVLVDLFGISVFGGFFTVPLYTLLQQRSADDERSRVIAGNNILNAVFMVAGAGMLAGLFAAGMAIHQVFLVLAVLSAGVAVYLYSFMPEFLLRFYAFLLSRVMYRLTVTGHHHIPETGPVVLVANHVAFNDWLIVGGSVRRPARFVMDHRISQTPVVSRLFRSAKVIPIAPAHENEEVMEQAFAKIREELQNGEVVCIFPEGKLTSTGEMNPFKAGIERIIAETPVPVVPMALGGLWGSMFSRKDGPALSKPPSRFRAKITLDIGAPIPPEQVSAQLLEDTVRGMLRS; this is encoded by the coding sequence ATGTCGACCACCCCTGCGTCTCAGCTGTTGCTCCGCCGTGACTTCGCGGCGTTCTTCACCACCCAGCTGCTGGGCGCCTTCAACGACAACCTCTTCAAGAACGCGCTGGTCATCTGGATCAGCAGCACGCAGGCCAGCGCCTTCGGGCTGACGCCCGCCATGATGATCACCCTCTGCACGGGGGTCTTCATCCTCCCGTTCTTCCTGTTCTCCGCCACCGCCGGACAGCTGTCCGACCGCTACGAGAAGACTCCCATCCTGCGCGTGGTGAAGGGGGCCGAGATCCTGATCATGGGCGTGGCCGCCGTCGCGTTCCTGCAGGGGAACCTCACGGTGCTGCTGGGTACGCTCTTCTGCATGGGCGCGCAGTCCGCCTTCGTCGGGCCCGTGAAGTACAGCATCCTGCCGCAGCTACTCGGCGCGGACGAGCTGGTGGCGGGCAACGCGCTGGTGGAGACGGGCACGTTCCTCGCCATCCTGCTCGGCACCATCGCGGGCGGCGTGCTCATCCTGATGGACAACGGCCCCGCGCTGGTCGCCGTGGGCGTGTGCGCGACGGCGCTGCTCGGGTTCGCGGGCAGCTACCTGGTGCCTCGCCTCGCGCCCGGCTCGTCCGCCGTGCAGGTCAGCAAGAACCCCATCACGCCCACGCTCGAGATCCTGCGCATCACGGCGCGTCAGCGCCCGGTGTTCCTGAGCGTGCTCGGCATCTCGTGGTTCTGGCTGTTCGGCGCCGTGCTGCTGTCCCTGTTCCCCGTGTACGCGCGCGAGACCCTGCGCGCCAGCGACCACGTCGTGACCCTGTTCCTCGCCTTCTTCTGCGTCGGTATCGCGCTCGGGTCCATGCTCACGGAGAAGATCTCGGGCGCCAACCTGGAGCTCGGCCTGGTGCCCTTCGGCTCCATCGGCATGACCCTCTTCACGCTCGACCTGTTCCTGGTGGGCGCACCTGGGTCGGCCCCGGCGGAGCTCTACTCCGTGTCCCAGTTCCTCGCGCTGCCCCACACGCCGCGCGTCCTGGTGGACCTCTTCGGCATCTCGGTCTTCGGCGGCTTCTTCACCGTGCCGCTCTACACGCTGCTGCAGCAGCGCAGCGCGGACGACGAGCGCTCGCGCGTCATCGCGGGCAACAACATCCTCAACGCCGTGTTCATGGTGGCGGGCGCGGGCATGCTGGCGGGGCTGTTTGCGGCGGGCATGGCCATCCACCAGGTGTTCCTGGTGTTGGCGGTGCTCAGCGCCGGGGTGGCCGTCTACCTCTACTCGTTCATGCCCGAGTTCCTGCTGCGCTTCTACGCGTTCCTGCTCAGTCGCGTGATGTACCGGCTCACGGTCACGGGGCACCACCACATCCCGGAGACGGGCCCCGTGGTGCTCGTCGCGAACCACGTCGCGTTCAACGACTGGCTCATCGTCGGCGGCTCCGTGCGGCGCCCCGCGCGCTTCGTGATGGACCACCGCATCTCGCAGACCCCGGTGGTGTCGCGCCTGTTCCGCTCGGCCAAGGTCATCCCCATCGCGCCTGCGCACGAGAACGAAGAGGTCATGGAGCAGGCCTTCGCGAAGATCCGGGAGGAGCTGCAGAACGGCGAGGTGGTGTGCATCTTCCCCGAAGGGAAGCTCACCAGCACGGGCGAGATGAACCCGTTCAAGGCCGGCATCGAGCGCATCATCGCGGAGACTCCCGTGCCCGTCGTCCCCATGGCTCTCGGCGGCCTGTGGGGCAGCATGTTCAGCCGCAAGGACGGCCCCGCGCTGAGCAAGCCCCCCTCGCGCTTCCGCGCGAAGATCACGCTCGACATCGGCGCGCCCATCCCGCCGGAGCAGGTGAGCGCGCAGCTGCTCGAGGACACGGTGCGGGGCATGCTGCGCAGCTGA
- a CDS encoding glycoside hydrolase family 97 catalytic domain-containing protein, with protein sequence MVRFRPLFEARAARVSRGLLLTLGLLTMPSCGGPASPREWSTRSPDGSLELRVTLQAEATADGRAADHLTFTLLRGEQTLVSESPLGLETTEQSFVDGLRFVSDQAETVDDSYTTLVGKRLARHAQANQQTLRFRNPRGAVMELVVRAQDDGAAFRYRLLGEGAVTVQAEHTGFQMPGGGAGFMMPYDLNGVLFMGVYEQPFQEVTVGDGTSASGWAFPALFESPDGAGWVLLTEADLDGSYCASRLDRTVPNNLYSMIFPNAREGARVGEVQPTATLPMTTPWRVLIAGDLHTVVESTLVDDLSPPSTLTDTSWVRPGRAAWSWLTQDTGDEALQREYLASAAEFGWEHLLIDAHWQEFENAIPQLVEDAAALGVSVHLWYNSGGPHNASPEPPRDRMLDPEIRRAEMAQLEEWGVAGIKIDFFESDKQDRIQQYLGILEDAAAHHIMVNFHGATLPRGWQRTFPHLMTTEAVRGAESHRFPIASADPDLHLMYVFARNVVGSMDYTPVVFQEALADVGLPYVCSLAQAVLFESGITHFGGRADADPAEGYRAVFAAYPYVGAFMRDVPATWDETRLLSGDPRTHAVLARRKGDTWYVAAITGTEDSVDLSVPLDFLGAGSFQMEVIGQGATPDAFTQSTSSVTSADSLQVTLGASGGLVVVLRP encoded by the coding sequence ATGGTACGATTCCGCCCTCTGTTCGAGGCGCGCGCCGCGCGCGTGTCGCGCGGTCTGCTCCTCACCCTCGGTCTCTTGACCATGCCCAGCTGCGGCGGTCCGGCCAGCCCGCGCGAGTGGTCGACGCGATCGCCCGATGGGTCGTTGGAGCTCCGCGTCACGCTGCAGGCCGAGGCCACGGCGGATGGGCGCGCGGCGGACCACCTGACGTTCACGCTCTTGCGCGGTGAGCAGACGCTGGTGTCCGAGAGCCCCCTCGGCCTCGAGACCACGGAGCAGTCGTTCGTCGATGGCCTGCGCTTCGTGTCGGACCAGGCGGAGACAGTGGACGACAGCTACACGACCCTCGTCGGTAAGCGGCTCGCGCGCCACGCGCAGGCGAACCAGCAGACGCTGCGCTTCCGCAACCCGCGGGGCGCCGTGATGGAGCTGGTGGTGCGCGCGCAGGACGATGGCGCCGCGTTTCGTTATCGCCTGCTGGGGGAGGGGGCCGTCACGGTCCAGGCCGAGCACACGGGCTTCCAGATGCCGGGCGGCGGGGCGGGCTTCATGATGCCCTACGACCTGAACGGTGTGCTGTTCATGGGCGTGTATGAGCAGCCGTTCCAGGAGGTGACGGTGGGCGATGGCACCAGCGCGTCGGGTTGGGCCTTCCCTGCCCTCTTCGAGAGCCCGGACGGAGCCGGCTGGGTACTGCTGACCGAGGCGGACCTCGACGGGAGCTACTGCGCTTCGCGCCTCGACCGCACGGTGCCGAACAACCTGTACAGCATGATCTTCCCGAACGCGCGCGAGGGGGCGCGCGTGGGGGAGGTACAGCCAACCGCGACCCTGCCGATGACCACGCCCTGGCGCGTGCTGATCGCAGGCGACCTGCACACGGTGGTCGAGTCGACGTTGGTCGACGACTTGAGCCCACCCAGCACACTCACGGACACGAGCTGGGTGCGGCCGGGGCGTGCGGCGTGGTCGTGGCTCACGCAGGACACGGGGGACGAGGCGCTGCAGCGCGAGTACCTGGCCAGCGCCGCGGAGTTCGGCTGGGAGCACCTGCTGATCGACGCGCACTGGCAGGAGTTCGAGAACGCCATCCCGCAGCTGGTCGAGGACGCCGCCGCGCTCGGGGTCAGCGTCCACCTCTGGTACAACTCGGGCGGACCCCACAACGCGAGCCCCGAGCCGCCGCGCGACCGCATGCTGGACCCCGAGATCCGCCGCGCCGAGATGGCGCAGCTCGAGGAGTGGGGGGTCGCCGGCATCAAGATCGACTTCTTCGAGAGCGACAAGCAGGACCGCATCCAGCAGTACCTCGGCATCCTCGAGGACGCCGCCGCGCACCACATCATGGTGAACTTCCACGGGGCCACGCTGCCGCGCGGCTGGCAGCGCACCTTCCCGCACCTGATGACGACCGAGGCGGTGCGTGGGGCCGAGTCCCACCGCTTCCCCATCGCCAGCGCCGACCCCGATCTGCACCTCATGTACGTGTTCGCGCGCAACGTGGTCGGCTCCATGGACTACACGCCCGTGGTGTTCCAGGAGGCTCTGGCCGACGTGGGGCTGCCCTATGTGTGCAGCCTGGCGCAGGCCGTGCTGTTCGAGTCCGGCATCACGCACTTCGGCGGGCGTGCGGACGCGGACCCGGCCGAGGGGTACCGCGCCGTGTTCGCGGCGTACCCGTACGTGGGCGCGTTCATGCGCGACGTGCCCGCCACGTGGGACGAGACGCGCCTGCTCTCGGGGGACCCGCGCACGCACGCCGTGTTGGCGCGCCGCAAGGGGGACACCTGGTACGTCGCGGCGATCACGGGCACGGAGGACAGCGTGGACCTGAGCGTCCCGCTCGACTTCCTGGGGGCGGGGAGCTTCCAGATGGAGGTCATCGGGCAGGGAGCGACCCCCGACGCGTTTACGCAGAGCACGTCGAGCGTGACGTCGGCCGACAGCCTGCAAGTGACGCTCGGGGCATCAGGCGGGCTGGTCGTCGTCCTCCGGCCGTGA